A region of the Saccharomyces eubayanus strain FM1318 chromosome V, whole genome shotgun sequence genome:
TCGACAGATACTTCATTATAACATTCATTATTTCCCTATATTAGCTATTgttccaaaatttttttcctgctGAAAAATGATCACGTGCCTGAATCATTTTGCTGCGCGGTTTTGCGTAGAGATATGaatacacacacacaaTGCTCTCTCTTCAATAGCAACTGTGCTATATCAGAATATCATCCTCTCGACTGTTCAGTTCCATTGTAAGCGCATGCCGACACTTTCACAGTATCATTGCACTCTACAACTTGTATAGCCTCCCCAATAAAACAAGGAAAATTTGGTTATTTGTGTTCAGAAAAAGCCGAAAATGATTATAAAGAACAGAAGATCTTTCTGATTAggttttggaaattttggcAGAAAATATAATTGTTGCATTCCTCAGAAGAGGCATTAGGCGtatttataatatatttCCAGGTAAAAAGAGAACAGTATAGTACACACACTGTGAAATGGCTACGAAGCAAGCCCATAAAAGACTAACTAAAGAATATAAGTTGATGGTGGAGAATCCTCCACCTTATATTCTTGCCCGTCCCAATGAAGACAATATTTTGGAATGGCACTACATCATCACAGGTCCGGCGGATACTCCCTATAAAGCTGGCCAATATCATGGTACCTTGACTTTCCCATCGGATTACCCATACAAGCCACCCGCCATCAGAATGATTACACCAAACGGACGTTTCAAACCCAATACACGATTATGTCTTTCCATGAGTGATTACCACCCTGATACCTGGAATCCCGGTTGGTCCGTATCGACCATTTTGAACGGGTTGTTGAGTTTCATGACTAGCGATGAAGCTACAACTGGATCCATTACTACGTCGGATCATCAAAAGAAGCTCTTGGCAAAGAACTCCGTGAGTTATAatacttttcaaaatgtgAGATTCAAGCTGATTTTTCCTGAAATTGTAGAGGAAAACGTACAAATAttagaaaagagaagattAATAGAAGGGGACGGTGCTGAAACGAAGGAAGAGACAGAAGATGCTTTTACAAAAGCTGCTAAGGAGAAAGTGATTTCTTTAGAGGAAATACTAGATCCTGAAGATAGAATACGTGCAGAACAAGCATTAAGACAACAAGACAataattcaaagaaaaatgacaaagaGCCTAACGGCAGTTCTTCCATGGTTTATATTGGtattgctgtttttttatttttggttggTGCTTTTatgaaatgaaaacatGAGATGAGCAAAAAATTAGATAAATCTAACAccacaaaacaaaaataagtAGTATTATATAGACATAAGGGATCCTTTTATTATGAACATTATgttgtgtttttttatatttactTAACAAAAGAACTCATAACCCCAAATTAGAATGGATACaatttaaaaagaaaaaggtacagtttctcaaaaatcttcaacttTCATTATTAACTTGCCTTGAGCACGCTGGGTGGCCATATAAGAAAACGCCTCCTTGAGTTTTTTCCAAGAATAAACCTTATCTACGATACAGTCCACAACCCCTTCATTCAGTAGCTTTCCACATTCATGTATccattcatttttcttggaaatgaGTTTGATATTAGGGtcgaaataaaaatgagtATAGTCATATGACCACAACATTGAGCCAAACATCTTCCTCGCATTAGCACTAGGATTATCCCAAGAGTCAAAGATGTCTTTCTTATAGTTTCCAACATAGTCACCAACAGTGGTAATATAAGCGCCTTTAGCACGAATTAAGGAACTTGAATGACTCAAAATATCATAACCACCAATGAAATCCAATACGACGTTGAATTTACCCTGTGTGTAAGCTTCGGTTTCTTTAAGACTATTAGGGTCATCATAATCTACAATTTTACCCGAGTTCAGCATATTTCTAAGCGGTTTACTCGATTTCCCTCTACATGAGAGGTAATTTATGAAAATCATTTCTTCCTTTAGGTCGGGGAAGTGTTCAGACAATACCGTTGAACCGTTACCAGACGTCACAACAaccaatttcttggaaactTTATAGTAGCGTTTCAACAGTTGGATGGCAAACATCCCCACTGAACTTGTCCCACCGTTTACTAAAATGTTAGACTCCGCATCTAATTGGCCCTTTTCCTTTAGCTTAGATAATAGATTCAAAGCTGTCCCcaaacaaaacaatgaaCCCGCCGCCTTTTCTGGTGTTAAGGTATGTTTTGGCCTCATCAAAATAGGATCGACGTTAGGGTCGATGAGCAGTGCAGTTTGCAAAGCACCGATGGCTAACTTTGGATGATAATaaataccatatacctCATCTCCAACGTTCCATCTATCTGTCAGATTGCTACCAACATGTGTTACTACCCCGCTATACTCTCTTCCGATGCCGGCCTCACCATAGATAGGTTTGGTGTAACCattcttgattttcatATCAATAGGATTTAAACCTACATAATTTACCTGGACTGCCAGTTTATTCTTACTTATTGGcagttttattttattttcgtATGAAAAAGTGACGGGTCCGTGCTTGGAATGGAAAACCAACGATTTCACGGGTATATGCCTTACATGCCTTAATGGTCTGGCAACTCTAGTCAATCTGGGTTCATCAACGGTAATTTCCTTCGGTGCAGGAGTTTCATGGTCCACTGTCATCGCTTC
Encoded here:
- the UBC6 gene encoding E2 ubiquitin-conjugating protein UBC6; its protein translation is MATKQAHKRLTKEYKLMVENPPPYILARPNEDNILEWHYIITGPADTPYKAGQYHGTLTFPSDYPYKPPAIRMITPNGRFKPNTRLCLSMSDYHPDTWNPGWSVSTILNGLLSFMTSDEATTGSITTSDHQKKLLAKNSVSYNTFQNVRFKLIFPEIVEENVQILEKRRLIEGDGAETKEETEDAFTKAAKEKVISLEEILDPEDRIRAEQALRQQDNNSKKNDKEPNGSSSMVYIGIAVFLFLVGAFMK
- the AST2 gene encoding Ast2p, yielding MAEKILQNQNPRLEAMTVDHETPAPKEITVDEPRLTRVARPLRHVRHIPVKSLVFHSKHGPVTFSYENKIKLPISKNKLAVQVNYVGLNPIDMKIKNGYTKPIYGEAGIGREYSGVVTHVGSNLTDRWNVGDEVYGIYYHPKLAIGALQTALLIDPNVDPILMRPKHTLTPEKAAGSLFCLGTALNLLSKLKEKGQLDAESNILVNGGTSSVGMFAIQLLKRYYKVSKKLVVVTSGNGSTVLSEHFPDLKEEMIFINYLSCRGKSSKPLRNMLNSGKIVDYDDPNSLKETEAYTQGKFNVVLDFIGGYDILSHSSSLIRAKGAYITTVGDYVGNYKKDIFDSWDNPSANARKMFGSMLWSYDYTHFYFDPNIKLISKKNEWIHECGKLLNEGVVDCIVDKVYSWKKLKEAFSYMATQRAQGKLIMKVEDF